CCTGATCATCTTCAACAAACGATCGCGTCCCTTCCTGATGCGAATCCCCATCACATCTCTTACTTACTTACATCTGGTAAGAGTACCTGTAGAAATCGTACTATGGTGGTTAGCCCTGGTCAAGTGGTTGCCTTTCCTACTCACCTTCGAGGGAATCAACTACGATATTTTGTCGGGGGTTTCGGCGCCTTTTGTTGCCATATTTATGGTGGGACTAAGAAGCAAGGTCAAATTAGGAGCGATCATTTGGAACATCGCGGCTCTTCTGCTTTTGATCAACATTGTAAGTCACGCTTTCCTTGCTACTCCTCTTCCTTTCCAAAAGTTTGGATTTGATCAGCCCAACATTGCAGTCTTTTATTTCCCCTTTGTTTGGTTGCCAGGATTCATAGTTCCGGCTGTACTTTTTGCACATCTCACATCTTTGCTACAACTTTTCACCCAAAATGATGAAACAAGTTAAAGTCCACCTGCCTATATGCCCTTAGAAAAGCAATACATTAAACTCATATTTGGGATTAAACTGAAGCAATATCGCCTGCGACAAAACCTCTCCCTCCAAAGTCTTTCGGATAAATGTGGCATCTCAGTATCTTATCTCAATGAGATAGAAAAAGGTAAAAAGTATCCCAAAACTGATAAAATCATAGCGCTTGCAGATGCACTTAAAGTGCATCCAGTAGATCTGAAGTCAGAAAACCTGGACAAAACATTAGCTCCTATCACTCAGCTAATCCATTCTGGGATATTATCGGAATTGCCTTTGGATCTTTTTGGATTGGAAGCATCGAGGCTACTAGATCTATTATCCAATGCACCTTCGAAACTCAATGCCTTTATAGGTACTTTGCTGGAAGTCAGCAGAAACTATGATGTAAGGGTTGAAACTTTCTACTTTTCAGTGCTGAGATCCTATCAGGAGATTCACGAAAACTATTTTGAAAGTATAGAAACCGCCGCAGAGGAATTCAGCAACAAAATAAACGCCATCCGCCAAAAACATCTATCAGCGCAACAGTTCGAAGATTACCTTACCGAAGAATACAACTACAATGTAGAATCGAACGATTTTTCTACGCACAGCGCCTTGAAGGACATGAGAACCCTTACGGTTGTCAAAAGAAAGCGTAAGCAACTGATTCTTAACAGCCGATTGAGTACGCGCCAGCGTGCCTTTTATCTGGCCAAAGAAGTAGGTTATAACTACCTGGGCTTCAAAGAACGGAACTACACTATGCCATGGGTAAAAATTGATAGTTTCGATCAGGTGCTTAATGATTTCAAAGCCTCCTATTTCGCTTCTGCAGTTCTAATCAACCGTGTTGACTTCATCAAAGACCTCAAGGTTTTTTTCAACAACGAAACCTGGAACCAAAACATCCTAATCGACACCATGCGCGAATACAATGCCACCCCTGAAATGGTGCTTCAGCGCATGACGAACCTCCTTCCTGCATCCTTCGGGCTAAAGGAATTGTTCTTTTTCAAGTTCAATCACAAACCCGGATCTGACCACTATCAATTGAGTAAAGAGCTACACCTGTCTCGCCAGCATCAGCCTAGGGGCACGGTGCTTCAGGAACACTTCTGTAGAAGATGGGAATTTATCCGTATGCTCAACGATCTGGCTGAAATTCATGAAGACAAACCAGATCAGATCATTGGAGGTGCCCATGTAGCTCAATATCTAGATACCAAAGATGAGTTTCTTCTATTGTCTTTAGCGAAACCCTTCAGCCCCACTCCAGGCATCAACAACAGTCTTTCTCTTGGAATCAGGGTCAATGAAAAAGCCCGAGAAACGATCAAATTCATCAATGATCCAAGAATCAAAACCAAATTAGTACATGACACCTGTGAACGCTGTCCTGCATCCAATTGCAAACAAAGAGTGGCTCCTCCTACAATTTTCGAACGAAGCAAGAAAGAACATGAGCGGGTACAATTGCTAAAGGAATACGGCTTAAAATGAGTGGAGACTAATTAAAAAAAGAGAATGAGATCCATCCATAATAATCCAATGAGAAAGTCATTTTTGAAGTAAATTGCGAACCAATGCAAAACCGATGAAAAAGAAATTTCTTGTACCCTTTCTAATCCTCAGCGGCTTCTATGCCATTCTTTATTTTTGGAACAAAGAAGAAAAAAAGGCTGAGCAGCATCCGACCATTCACGATTCGGCTGCCAAACCGGACGATTATCTGATGGAAGCCATCGATTATGAAGACATGCATCGACACGACAAGAGTGCTTATAGCATAGAGCAAGCGATTCAGGCCATTTGGAAATTAGAGAAAGATGTGGATGATGCCAGTTTTGATCACCTCGAAGAGGCAATAGAAAAACTAGAAGAAGTTCATCGCAAACTGATAAGAGATTCTATTCCTTCTACTGAACTACTCAAGGCCTTTGAATTTGCCTTAGGAAATCTCGCATTCGCCGAATTAGAAGTAGCTGAAAAGTATTCAGAATCGAACCAGTTAAAAGAGGGAAGGTCAGCACTGCGCTACGCCCAACTCCACATCAAAAATGCTTTGATTCTACATTCACCAGATATACCTGAAGATTCGGCACTTTTGGCATCTGAGGTACATCTGTTAGACGAAATGGATAGTTTGCTTTCTCAAGAAG
This is a stretch of genomic DNA from Reichenbachiella ulvae. It encodes these proteins:
- a CDS encoding XRE family transcriptional regulator codes for the protein MPLEKQYIKLIFGIKLKQYRLRQNLSLQSLSDKCGISVSYLNEIEKGKKYPKTDKIIALADALKVHPVDLKSENLDKTLAPITQLIHSGILSELPLDLFGLEASRLLDLLSNAPSKLNAFIGTLLEVSRNYDVRVETFYFSVLRSYQEIHENYFESIETAAEEFSNKINAIRQKHLSAQQFEDYLTEEYNYNVESNDFSTHSALKDMRTLTVVKRKRKQLILNSRLSTRQRAFYLAKEVGYNYLGFKERNYTMPWVKIDSFDQVLNDFKASYFASAVLINRVDFIKDLKVFFNNETWNQNILIDTMREYNATPEMVLQRMTNLLPASFGLKELFFFKFNHKPGSDHYQLSKELHLSRQHQPRGTVLQEHFCRRWEFIRMLNDLAEIHEDKPDQIIGGAHVAQYLDTKDEFLLLSLAKPFSPTPGINNSLSLGIRVNEKARETIKFINDPRIKTKLVHDTCERCPASNCKQRVAPPTIFERSKKEHERVQLLKEYGLK